Genomic segment of Dactylococcopsis salina PCC 8305:
GTGATGAAGATGGAAAGGAAACGATTTCTGTAGCGAAACAGTTAGGAGTCTCTTGGTTAATTATAGATGGGTATCAGTTTGGAGGAGACTATCAAGCGCAATTAAAAGCAGCAGGATTAAACCTATTATTTATTGATGATTATGGACACGCTGAACATTACTATGCTGATCTGGTTTTAAACCAAAATCTCTCGGCCGATCAAAGTTTATATCCTCATCGAGAAACTAAAACTCAGTTATTATTGGGAACAGATTACGCGCTTTTAAGACGGGAATTTTGGCAATGGCGAAACTGGAAACGAGAGATTCCTGCAACTGCAAGTAAGATTTTTGTCACCCTTGGCGGGGGCGATCCTGATAATGTAACCCTGAAAGTCATGCAGGCTTTATCTACTATCGAAAAAGAAGGATTAGAAGCAGTGGTAGTTGTGGGAGGAAGTAACCCTCATTATGACCAGTTGCAAGCGGTGGCGCAAGCGTCTCCTTTCCCGATCGCGCTAAAACAAAATGTAACTAATATGCCAGAGTGGATGGCGTGGGCTGATCTCGCGATCGCAGCAGGAGGATCAACCAATTGGGAACTCGCCTTTATGGGATTACCCAGCGTGATTATTACAGTAGCCGAAAACCAAAGCGCGATCGCGCAGCAGTTAGGCAAAATGGGAATAACCGTTAGTTTAGGGTGGTATCACCACTTAACCATTAATCAATTGAGCGCGACCATTACTAATTTACTTTCTGATCACAGACAACGCCAACAGATGAGTGAAAAAGGGAGAAAGTTAGTAGATGGTTTGGGAAGTCAAAGAGTAATTGATCAGATAATGGAAACATAAGGAGAAAATTAAATAATGAATATCAATGATATGTCAATAAAATATCCCACAGGATTTGAAAAAGCAGTTCAAATGACTAGAGAAGAAATGGAACAGCATATCCGTTTAATGGCTGCTTTGAAAATGTTTGAGTTAGGAAAAGTTTCTTCTGGGAAAGCAGCAGAACTAGCAGGAATATCAAAGCTCGATTTTTTTGATGCTTGTCATCGCTATCGTGTTAGCATTTTCAATTATCCACCCGAAGAACTGGCTGAGGAACTGGAACAAGATTTAAATCTTCTGCTAGAATGATTAATCAATAACTCAGGCGCGATCGCGTATTTCTAGGGGTTAATGAAGTAATCTAATAACTGTTGCCAAGCGTAAAAATGAAGAGGGGATGCCAATGCTCACCTTGGATAATTTACTCCAACAACGGGACAAAATTCTAACTGTTGCTCAACGTCACGGAGCATATAATGTTCGTGTTTTCGGTTCTGTCGTGCGAGGAGAAGCCAGCGATCGTAGTGATGTAGATTTGCTAGTTGATTATGATCGCTCTCATCGCTCATCTTGGTTTCCAATGGGACTGATCGAAGATTTGGAAGCGTTGCTGGGAGTTCAGGTCGATGTTGTTACGGAGAAAAGCCTAAAATCTCGTCTGCGAGATCGGATTCTACAAGAAGCACAACCTTTATGAGGCGCGACTTAGAACGACTACAGGATATTTTGGAAGCGATCGAGCGTATTCAAAGTCGAGTTGACCTTAATCAAATTGAGAATGATGAGATGCTTCAAGTTTGGGTTCTATATCACTTACAAATTATTGGTGAAGCTGCCCGCGCCCTCTCCTCCGAATTAACGCAACACTATTCTCAGATTCCTTGGTCAAAAATTATTGGTTTACGTAATCGCGTTGTGCATGAGTATTTTGATATTGATCTTGATATCGTCATTGATATTGTTATATACGATTTACTTGATTTAAAGGAGCAAATCAAAGGGATTCTTAATGATTTCACTGACAGTTAGTATCGACGGTTAACCAACTGATAACAGTTATTTATGAGTTACTTTCGGCACAGCAAAATTGTTATCGTTTTGGAGTTCCATAAATATAATGATCATGTTGTTCAGCACTATCAGTAGGCAACTCATTTAAAACCTCTTCAGGAATATCAGCCACTAATTCCTCTGCAAATGCTCCTAACGACTGGGTATTTTCTGATTGATCATAAGATGAACAGCGGTGATGTTTAATTTTAGCGAGTAATAAAAAATCAAAAACTTCTTCGATCACAGGTTGTGGGGCTGTTTCTAGTTCTCGGAGTAATTGCTCTTTAATTGTCATGGCTCGGCTTCCTCATGAATTATCTCTCTACCACTAATGTAGCGCAAGGCTCTATGGCTTGCGTGCAGCACCTGGGCAAAATAGAACTAATACCATTTTGAAGAATTGGCACTACATGACGATCAACTAAGCCCCCCTTAATAAGGGGAATCCACCCTGACCCCCCTTCGCAAGGGGGAAACTATTTGAGGGGATCAGCCGTAGCAGGATTTTTTGAAAATGGTATAATGTCAGGTTCGCTCAATCAATGATAAAAAGTAGGTTGGGTGTAGCGAAGCGAAACCCAACACCAATTATAAACAATTACCCGAACCTGATATAACGATCATAACTTGAAAGTTGCTAGAATGATTAATCAATAACTTAGGCGCGATCGCCCATGAATTCTCAATTAGTCAAAGAAATTGCTCAGGAAATCAGGAATCTCTCAACAGAAGAGAAACAGTTTTTGCTTCAAGAATTGCAGCCAAATGAGTATTTAAGACAACGCCTTCAGTCTTTTTCCTCAATCGTTTATGAAGCACTTGATTTAGAGTTAAAGCAAGCGCATTACCGTTTCTATCGTCTTAGCGATGAAGGTTATTTTAACTTATCAAGCTACACGATTCCTATCAAAAACGATAGTGGATTTTTTACAGCCTTTTATTTGAATATTGAAACCATAGAATTGCCTAAACTTTACCTCAGTCTAAAACATTTATTTGGAAAAAGTAGCCGTTGTTTTGACGATTATAAATCGAGTTTTGCTTTTCCCCTATTTACTGAGATCATTAAACCCAATGCAACTTATAACTATATTATTGTTGTGAGAGATTATAGAGGTAGCATTGATTTTTCTATTCGCCGATGTGTTGAAGAAAAAATTGAACCCATTCAATCAGTCTATCATGAGCCGTATGATCAAGAGTTTTCTTTAGAAGAAATTCGTTATTTTGTTAGCTATTTTTGTGGCTATCTCTTGGGACTGTGGAAAGTTATCGATCGCGATCGAGTTCTACCATTTTATCATGAAATCCAATCAAATAATCTTCTCTATGGCTACAGTGAACAGGAGGGTTATTTTTGCTTTGAGTACGAAGAAGACAACCAACGCAGCGAAATTTTAGCCAGACTGGGTTTTCCAGAGAAATGATAGGATAAAAAGAAACAGAAATTGGGGGAGAGGATGACAAATGAATTCCTACAAAGCCACAGCAAGACGGCGAAAACAAAGCGCGATCGCGCAAACGGAAAAACGATGGCAACAAGCCCAAATCATTGCTCAACAAGCCTCCAATTTTTTAAGGCAAGAATATGGTGAAATACAAGTTATTTTATTTGGTTCAAGTACACAGCGCGATCGATTTCATCTCCACTCAGATATTGACTTAGCAATTAAAGGTTTACCCCCAGAACATTTTTTTAAGGTAGTAGCGCAGTTACAGGATTTATCACCAGAATTTCAAGTCGATTTAGTGCAACTAGAATATTGCCAAAATTCTCTACATCAATTAATTTTAGAAGAAGGAAAACCGTTATGAATGGTCGTTACTTAACGCTTGCGGGTCGAATTCGTCGCGATCTAAAAGATTTAGAAACAGTTGTCCAGCGCAGTCAAGATATCTGGAAACAATATGAAACCTCTCAAAACGATCAATTTCTAGACGCAGTTGCACTTAACTTACACAGTTTTTACACAGGAATAGAACGTATTTTAGAAAGCATTGCCGAAATTAGCGATGGGTATCAGCCGACAGGAAAAAGCTGGCATCGAGAATTGTTACTACAATTGGCTTCAGAAGTTTCTGGAATTCGTCCTCCAGTCTTAAGTGATTCACTCTTAAAAGCCTTAGATCAATATCGTGGGTTTCGTCATGTAGTGAGAAATATTTATACTTTTCGTCTCGAAGCTAACCAAATTTCACCTTTAATTGATCAACTTTCAACAACTTATCAAAATTGTCAGATCGAGCTTTTGCAATTTGCTGATTTTTTAGAAGAAACTGGTACTTCCACCTAAGATATATGTAGATACGACAAGCAAATAATCTGGAGCATACTACATAAAAAGTAAGCAATAAACAGTTAAAAGAGAATGCCAGAATCATGGTAAGTGAACTAACCAATCCCACTCAAAATCAACTTTATGAAACCGATTATAACCTTTGGGTTTTAGACACAGCCAAGAAACTGCAAAATAAAGAATTAGATGCTCTCGATTGGGAAAATTTGATTGACGAGGTATTAGACTTGAGTCGGCGGGAAAAAAGAAAATTGGAGAGTTTGCTAACCCGACTCTTTGAACATTTACTAAAACTAAAGTATTGGGAATCAGAAAGAGAAAGAAATCGAGGTCATTGGCAAGGAGAGATCAGAAACTTCCGTATTCAAATTTGGCGAGAATTGAAAGCAAGTCCGAGTCTTAAGCGTCACCTCTCAGAAACTTTCGAGGAATGTTACCAAGATGCCCGAAAAATTACAATAGACAAAACTCAGTTATCCCCTGATACTTTTCCTGAAACCTCTATTTCGTTTTGCGACTTTCCAAAGGAAATCGCACCCTTAGATCAAGTCTTAGATGAAGAGTGGTTACCCTTTGAGGAGAAAAAATGAGCAAACCTTCCGATATTGGAGGAAAACGACTGATTAGCCTTTCCCCTGAAAACTGGGCGCGATGGCTAACGGAACTCCCGCAAGTGAAAGTGATAGAAATGGTAAACTCAGATTTGCAATGGGTGAGCCGAGAAAATGATATCGCCTTGAAAGTCACCAGTCCAGACACGGGAGACTTTTTACTCCTCAATGAACTGCAACTGCGTTATTCCGCTAAACTTCCCAGAAGAATGAGAGCTTATAGCGGTTTGGTCGAGGAGAAATATCAGTTGCCAGTGTATCCGATTTTGGTCAACATACTTCCTCATGTCATTAATCCTCAAATTCCCACCTGCTACGAATCAAACTTTCAGGGAATCCGAGCTTATCAAGATTACAAAGTTGTTAACTTATGGGAAGTAGAAGCAGAAATTGTCTTTGAACAAAACCTGCGTACATTATTGCCATTTGTACCAATTTTGAAAGGGGGAAGAGAAGAAACAGTTGTCAGAGAAGCGTTGCGGGAATTGAGAGCAGATGAAGACTTAAACGAGTTAGAACCATTGCTCTCATTTTTTGCGTCGTTTGTGCTAGAACTACCAGTAGTACAGGAAATTATGAGGTGGGATATGGCAGTCTTAAGAGAGTCTCCCTGGTATCAGCAGATTTTACAAGAAGGAGAGCAGATAGGAGAGCGACGAGGAGAGCGACAAGGAGAAGCCAAATTAGTCTTGCGCCAGTTAAATCGTCGTTTTGGAGTATTAAACCCAACTCTGGAACAGCAAATTCAGGAGTTATCCGTAGAACAACTGGAAACCTTAGCGGAGGAATTGCTCGACTTTTCGACAGTGGAGGAGTTAGAAACTTGGTTAGAACAACAGTGAAGTAGAAAGCGCGATCGCAGTGACATACACTTTAAAATTCCAATAATGGCAAAATGCGAAGATTACTTTCTGAGAAACCTACAAGAAACTGACTTAGAAAAGGTTTTGACATGGCGCAACTCCGAAAGAGTGCGGATTAATATGTACACGAATCATGTAATTACATGGGAAGAACATTTAGCTTGGTTTCAAAAAATTCAAAAAAAGGAAAATGTTATTTACTTAATCTTTGAGTTTTTAAGTTGTCCGATTGGATTAATTTGTTTTACCGATCTCGATCGAACGAATAATAAAGCATTAGGAGGGTTTTATTTAGGCGAAGTTGATACTTCTCCTAGAAGTGGCATAGCAATGGAATATTTAGGATTAGAGTATGTTTTTGAAAAAATGGATTTCAGAAAACTAGGCTGTGAAGTATTAGCATTTAATAAAAGTGTAATTAAGTTTCACAAAAAATTTGGATTTAGCCAAGAAGGCTATTTTAATCAGCATATCTATAGAGATGGGCAGTATTTAGATGTCGTCTTTTTAGCTTTGCTTAAAGAAGATTGGCTAAACTCTAAAGAAAGATTAGCTAAACTAGCCTTTAGATAAAATCATAAAGATTAAAACCAGATGCTTTAGACTTAACTTAATTCCAATTTGTAAAATGAAATACCAATTATGAAAGTTTTATTACTAGGACCAGAGAGATCAGAAATTATTGGGGCTTTAGATAAAAGTGGAGATGAGGTAGAGATAATAGAAAAAAAATTGTCTGTAAATGATCCAATTATACAAGAGGTAGATTTTTTAATCAGTTATGGATACCGTCATATCTTAAGGAAAGATATTCTAAGTAAGTTTCAAAATAAAGCGATTAATATTCATATCTCTCTATTACCTTGGAATAGAGGTGCTGATCCCAATTTATGGAGCTTCCTAGAAAATACCCCCAAAGGAGTAACTATCCATTATTTAGATGAAGGAATTGATACAGGAAATATTTTAGTTCAAACTGAAACGGAATTTACTAACGAGGATACTTTACGAACCAGCTACGAAAAGCTCAATGAACTTGCTATTGAATTATTTCAGAGTTCATGGTTAAAAATTAGAGAGGGAAAAATTCCTTCACAGCCACAACCTGGCGGTGGTTCATTACATCGTCTTCAAGATCGAGAACGTTATAAACATTTGTTAACTAACGGATGGGATACACCTGTTATTAATTTAATTGGTAAGGCTTTAAGTAATTAGAAAATTACCGAACTCTCAGCACTCGCCCAAGCAGCCCACGAAGCAAAAGCCATTTTAGGGGTGAGTTCCTTAAAATTAATGGATTTTCCAGACAATCGGATGGATAGCTGCGATTTACTCGATATTATCAAAGCGATCGAGCCATTAATCCAAGAATATTCCCCTCAGCGCATTTACACCCATCATCCAGGGGATGTCAACATTGATCACCAGCGCATTAGTGAAGCTGTAATCACCGCAGCGCGATCGACCCCCAATCATGCCACAAAGACAATTCTCTTTTTTGAAGTTCCCTCCAGTACAGAATGGCAAGTTTCCCCCGTGAAAGCAACCTTTCAGCCGAACTGGTTTGTGGATATCTCCGAAACCCTCCAGTTAAAGCAAAAAGCCCTCGCAGCCTATGATTCAGAAATGCGGGATTTTCCTCATCCAAGATCATACAGCGCGATCGCGCATTTAGCCCATTGGCGAGGCGCAACAGCAGGAGTCGAAGCAGCAGAAGCCTTTGTTTTAGCCCGTCATCGAGAATAGAGCTTTTTTATACCATTTTGAAGAATTGGTGCTACAGTAACGGTCAGTTAAGCCCCCCTTAGTAAGGGGGGTTTGGGGGGATTGAAGGGGAGAAAACGTTGGGTTTCGCTACTCTCCACCCAACCTACGGCTAATTCCCCCCTTGCTAAGGGGGGTTAGGGGGGATTAAAGGGGAGAAAACGTTGGGTTTCGCTACTCTCCACCCAACCTACGGCTAATTCCCCCCTTGCTAAGGGGGGTTAGGGGGGATTAAAGGGGAGAAAACGTTGGGTTTCGCTACTCTCCACCCAACCTACTTTTGATCATTGATTGAGCGAACCTGATATTACAAGGTTGTTCATCAACGCAGAACATCAAACCTTTGTCGAAGCCCAGAATTAATTGTGGAAATCGCCAGTAGCAGCGCCTCCTATGATGTACACGATAAGTTACAGGTTTACCGTCGCAATGGAGTACGGGAATATTTGGTTTGGTTAGTCGAAGATCAAGAATTTCGGTGGTATATTTGGGCAGAAGCAACCGATCAGCAATTATCCCCTGATGAGTCGGGAATTTTTAAAAGTCCTTTTTTTCCTGGGTTGTGGTTGGATGCCCCTGCGCTTTTATCGGGAAAAATGCAACAGGTACTATCGGTGCTAAACTCAGGAATTAGTTCCTCTGAGCATCAAGCCTTTGTTGAGCGGTTAGGTAAAACTTAATCATCGATGGCGATCGCGCTTCGGTTGTTGTCTAAAAAGGCAAGAAAAGGAGAAAAACAGACGATCGCGCCCCTCGATCAAGTTTGAGATGAAAACAAGTAAAATCAAAAATTATGGTAGCAGACTCTCCACAAGCACAAAAACAACTCTATGAAATTGAGTCCAATTGATACAAGGCGCGATCGCGCTAGACAATTTATCCTCAGCCACTACACATGGGATAAAATTGCAACTCAATTGATCGAGATTTATATAGCCATTTGCGAAAAGAAACTTCTAAAATAGTGGACAAAGCGAGGTCGGGCAAAATTTACCATGCAAACCCATCAAGTTTCTAACCAACCCCAACTTTATGATCAAGATTATTACCTTTGGCTAAAAAAAACTCAAGAGCAACTGGCAACGGGTAACTTTTCTGCACTGGATGTTGCCAATTTAATTGAAGAACTTGCTGACATGGGGAAAAGTGAAAAACGAGCAGTAGAAAGCAACTTAACAATTCTCATCATGCACTTACTGAAATACCAATATCAACCCCAAAAGCGTTCTAACAGTTGGCTGTTTACCATTCGAGAACATCGGAGAAGACTCGAAAAACTATTCAAAGATAGTCCGAGCTTAAAGCGATACTTTAATGAAGTATTGAATGAATGCTATCAAGATGCACGAGAACTTGCTGCTGCTGAAACGGGTTTACCGTTAGAAATGTTTCCAACTCAAACTCCTTTCACAACAGAAAATATTCTAAATCCAGCCTTCTTGCCCAGCACTAATGATGATAACAATTCTAATATCTAGATCATTGCACTTATAATTGATTGGATTAAAACAACTTTGTCTTTGGTAGCCGTAACCTCGCCATTACCCCCATTGGCATTCCCTCACGACCTCAATCTGAACCTTCTTGGAAAACCCCTTAAACTGTCCAAACTTTTTGCATCTCGGAAACCCATACCCTCTTTCTCGGATACCAACTTTTGTGTGGTAATTAGTATTTACTACCATAAAGACTCATTAATTCAGTCAGACTTAAACGAGAATTGGCACTAATTGTTAAAGGGGAAAATTCATTGCGTTGATAATGTTGCACTCCAGCACAAGCAATCATCGCTGCATTATCTGTACACAAACGCATCGGGGGAAAGTGAACCTTTAACCCTTTCTCTGTTCCCATTGCGGTTAATTTCTCCCTTAAACTCCGATTCGCTGCGACCCCTCCTCCCACAACAATGGTTGATAAACTGTGTTCTAAAGCACAGGCGATCGCGCGGTGAGTTAACGATCGAGCGACGGTTTCTTGAAAGGAAGCCGCCAGATCATTCACGGGTAACGCTCCTTGAGTTTCTAATTGCTTCACCAAACGGGAAACTGCCGTTTTTAAGCCACTAAAACTAAACTCATAGGGATAATAGCCCCCATCGGGATGAGAGACTTTTCCTTCGGGGAGAGAATAAGCAAAAGGATTTCCCAACTTCGCCGCGCGATCAATCGCCGGCCCCCCTGGATAACCTAATCCTAACAAACGGGCGGTCTTATCAAACGCCTCTCCTGCTGCATCATCACGAGTTCCCCCCAAAACCTCATAACTACCATAATCGCGCACTGCAATCAAACTGGTATGACCACCAGACACCAATAAACAGAGAAAAGGAGGCTTTAACGTCGGTTCACTGAGATAACTGGCGTAAATATGTCCTTCCAGATGATGAATTCCCAGTAACGGCTTATTATGAACCATCGCGAGAGTTTTTGCCGTTGCTAATCCCACGAATAATGCTCCCACCAAACCTGGCGCAACTGTCACCGCCACCCCATCAATCTGATCCCAACCGAGGCTTCCTTCCTGTAACGCCTCTTCTAAACAGACATTCATCACTTCTAAATGTTGACGAGAAGCGACTTCTGGCACAACACCACCATAAGCACGATGAACATCAATTTGGGAAGCAACAATATTACTTAAAATGTGACGATTCTTAACAATAGCGACACT
This window contains:
- the pseG gene encoding UDP-2,4-diacetamido-2,4,6-trideoxy-beta-L-altropyranose hydrolase, which codes for MITPTQFNLLFRVEASIAIGSGHLMRCLALAQAWQNVGGKAVFAVATDIGRLQTRLEAEAIAVRFLPVVTGSDEDGKETISVAKQLGVSWLIIDGYQFGGDYQAQLKAAGLNLLFIDDYGHAEHYYADLVLNQNLSADQSLYPHRETKTQLLLGTDYALLRREFWQWRNWKREIPATASKIFVTLGGGDPDNVTLKVMQALSTIEKEGLEAVVVVGGSNPHYDQLQAVAQASPFPIALKQNVTNMPEWMAWADLAIAAGGSTNWELAFMGLPSVIITVAENQSAIAQQLGKMGITVSLGWYHHLTINQLSATITNLLSDHRQRQQMSEKGRKLVDGLGSQRVIDQIMET
- a CDS encoding UPF0175 family protein, coding for MNINDMSIKYPTGFEKAVQMTREEMEQHIRLMAALKMFELGKVSSGKAAELAGISKLDFFDACHRYRVSIFNYPPEELAEELEQDLNLLLE
- a CDS encoding nucleotidyltransferase family protein, with product MLTLDNLLQQRDKILTVAQRHGAYNVRVFGSVVRGEASDRSDVDLLVDYDRSHRSSWFPMGLIEDLEALLGVQVDVVTEKSLKSRLRDRILQEAQPL
- a CDS encoding HepT-like ribonuclease domain-containing protein; the encoded protein is MRRDLERLQDILEAIERIQSRVDLNQIENDEMLQVWVLYHLQIIGEAARALSSELTQHYSQIPWSKIIGLRNRVVHEYFDIDLDIVIDIVIYDLLDLKEQIKGILNDFTDS
- a CDS encoding nucleotidyltransferase family protein, which codes for MNSYKATARRRKQSAIAQTEKRWQQAQIIAQQASNFLRQEYGEIQVILFGSSTQRDRFHLHSDIDLAIKGLPPEHFFKVVAQLQDLSPEFQVDLVQLEYCQNSLHQLILEEGKPL
- a CDS encoding ribonuclease toxin HepT-like protein: MNGRYLTLAGRIRRDLKDLETVVQRSQDIWKQYETSQNDQFLDAVALNLHSFYTGIERILESIAEISDGYQPTGKSWHRELLLQLASEVSGIRPPVLSDSLLKALDQYRGFRHVVRNIYTFRLEANQISPLIDQLSTTYQNCQIELLQFADFLEETGTST
- a CDS encoding DUF29 domain-containing protein gives rise to the protein MVSELTNPTQNQLYETDYNLWVLDTAKKLQNKELDALDWENLIDEVLDLSRREKRKLESLLTRLFEHLLKLKYWESERERNRGHWQGEIRNFRIQIWRELKASPSLKRHLSETFEECYQDARKITIDKTQLSPDTFPETSISFCDFPKEIAPLDQVLDEEWLPFEEKK
- a CDS encoding DUF4351 domain-containing protein, encoding MSKPSDIGGKRLISLSPENWARWLTELPQVKVIEMVNSDLQWVSRENDIALKVTSPDTGDFLLLNELQLRYSAKLPRRMRAYSGLVEEKYQLPVYPILVNILPHVINPQIPTCYESNFQGIRAYQDYKVVNLWEVEAEIVFEQNLRTLLPFVPILKGGREETVVREALRELRADEDLNELEPLLSFFASFVLELPVVQEIMRWDMAVLRESPWYQQILQEGEQIGERRGERQGEAKLVLRQLNRRFGVLNPTLEQQIQELSVEQLETLAEELLDFSTVEELETWLEQQ
- the pseH gene encoding UDP-4-amino-4,6-dideoxy-N-acetyl-beta-L-altrosamine N-acetyltransferase, whose translation is MAKCEDYFLRNLQETDLEKVLTWRNSERVRINMYTNHVITWEEHLAWFQKIQKKENVIYLIFEFLSCPIGLICFTDLDRTNNKALGGFYLGEVDTSPRSGIAMEYLGLEYVFEKMDFRKLGCEVLAFNKSVIKFHKKFGFSQEGYFNQHIYRDGQYLDVVFLALLKEDWLNSKERLAKLAFR
- a CDS encoding formyltransferase family protein produces the protein MKVLLLGPERSEIIGALDKSGDEVEIIEKKLSVNDPIIQEVDFLISYGYRHILRKDILSKFQNKAINIHISLLPWNRGADPNLWSFLENTPKGVTIHYLDEGIDTGNILVQTETEFTNEDTLRTSYEKLNELAIELFQSSWLKIREGKIPSQPQPGGGSLHRLQDRERYKHLLTNGWDTPVINLIGKALSN
- a CDS encoding PIG-L family deacetylase, giving the protein MSSLKLMDFPDNRMDSCDLLDIIKAIEPLIQEYSPQRIYTHHPGDVNIDHQRISEAVITAARSTPNHATKTILFFEVPSSTEWQVSPVKATFQPNWFVDISETLQLKQKALAAYDSEMRDFPHPRSYSAIAHLAHWRGATAGVEAAEAFVLARHRE
- a CDS encoding DUF29 domain-containing protein; amino-acid sequence: MQTHQVSNQPQLYDQDYYLWLKKTQEQLATGNFSALDVANLIEELADMGKSEKRAVESNLTILIMHLLKYQYQPQKRSNSWLFTIREHRRRLEKLFKDSPSLKRYFNEVLNECYQDARELAAAETGLPLEMFPTQTPFTTENILNPAFLPSTNDDNNSNI
- the tsaD gene encoding tRNA (adenosine(37)-N6)-threonylcarbamoyltransferase complex transferase subunit TsaD; amino-acid sequence: MSTILAIETSCDETSVAIVKNRHILSNIVASQIDVHRAYGGVVPEVASRQHLEVMNVCLEEALQEGSLGWDQIDGVAVTVAPGLVGALFVGLATAKTLAMVHNKPLLGIHHLEGHIYASYLSEPTLKPPFLCLLVSGGHTSLIAVRDYGSYEVLGGTRDDAAGEAFDKTARLLGLGYPGGPAIDRAAKLGNPFAYSLPEGKVSHPDGGYYPYEFSFSGLKTAVSRLVKQLETQGALPVNDLAASFQETVARSLTHRAIACALEHSLSTIVVGGGVAANRSLREKLTAMGTEKGLKVHFPPMRLCTDNAAMIACAGVQHYQRNEFSPLTISANSRLSLTELMSLYGSKY